The proteins below are encoded in one region of Streptomyces roseirectus:
- a CDS encoding M14 family metallopeptidase, protein MRLRIRGSRSPGGRRTAALAALLALALAAPVSASVTNATADSASKAAPAADDIRQYEIHVHNNTSPVRTAIMRAGVSIDEVDSETVVVSGRADQIKQLRAAGYEVAPLGAAPDRLAANEVRLFDFPTADSRYHNYAEMNAEIDQRLAAYPNIMSKRVIGKSYAGRDIYAVKISDNVATDEAEPEVLFTHHQHAREHLTVEMALYLIRELGAGYGSDSRVTNMVNGREIWIVPDLNPDGGEYDIATGSYRSWRKNRQPNSGSSYVGTDLNRNWNYRWGCCGGSSGSTSSETYRGPAAESAPEVKVVADFVRGRVVGGTQQIKAAIDFHTYSELVLWPFGYTNADTTTGMTADDNAAFKAVGQKMAASNGYTPEQSSDLYITDGSIDDYLWGAHKIFGYTFEMYPSSAGGGGFYPPDEVIERETSRNRDAVLQFLENSDCMYRSIGKQAQYC, encoded by the coding sequence ATGCGCCTTCGTATCCGCGGCTCACGCTCCCCCGGCGGCAGACGCACCGCAGCCCTCGCCGCCCTCCTCGCCCTCGCCCTGGCCGCCCCGGTCTCGGCGTCGGTGACGAACGCGACGGCCGACAGCGCGAGCAAGGCCGCGCCCGCGGCGGACGACATCCGCCAGTACGAGATCCACGTGCACAACAACACCTCGCCCGTCCGCACCGCGATCATGCGGGCCGGCGTCAGCATCGACGAGGTCGACTCCGAGACGGTCGTCGTCTCGGGCCGCGCCGACCAGATCAAGCAGCTCAGGGCGGCCGGCTACGAGGTGGCCCCGCTCGGCGCCGCGCCGGACCGGCTCGCGGCGAACGAGGTGCGGCTGTTCGACTTCCCGACGGCGGACTCCCGCTACCACAACTACGCCGAGATGAACGCGGAGATCGACCAGCGGCTCGCGGCGTACCCGAACATCATGAGCAAGCGCGTGATCGGGAAGTCGTACGCGGGCCGTGACATCTACGCCGTGAAGATCAGCGACAACGTCGCCACCGACGAGGCCGAGCCCGAGGTGCTGTTCACGCACCACCAGCACGCCCGCGAGCACCTGACCGTCGAGATGGCGCTGTACCTGATCCGCGAACTCGGCGCCGGGTACGGCAGCGACTCCCGGGTCACGAACATGGTCAACGGGCGCGAGATCTGGATCGTCCCGGACCTCAACCCGGACGGCGGCGAGTACGACATCGCGACCGGCTCCTACCGTTCGTGGCGCAAGAACCGACAGCCCAACTCCGGTTCCTCGTACGTCGGTACGGACCTGAACCGGAACTGGAACTACCGCTGGGGCTGCTGCGGCGGCTCCTCCGGGTCGACGTCCTCGGAGACCTACCGGGGTCCGGCGGCCGAGTCGGCGCCCGAGGTGAAGGTCGTCGCCGACTTCGTGCGCGGCCGGGTCGTGGGCGGCACCCAGCAGATCAAGGCCGCGATCGACTTCCACACGTACAGCGAGCTGGTGCTGTGGCCGTTCGGCTACACGAACGCCGACACCACGACCGGCATGACGGCCGACGACAACGCCGCCTTCAAGGCCGTCGGACAGAAGATGGCGGCCAGCAACGGGTACACGCCCGAGCAGTCCAGCGACCTCTACATCACCGACGGGTCGATCGACGACTACCTCTGGGGGGCGCACAAGATCTTCGGGTACACCTTCGAGATGTACCCGTCGTCGGCCGGCGGCGGCGGTTTCTACCCGCCCGACGAGGTGATCGAGCGGGAGACGTCACGCAACCGCGACGCGGTGCTGCAGTTCCTGGAGAACTCGGACTGCATGTACCGGTCGATCGGGAAGCAGGCGCAGTACTGCTAA
- a CDS encoding FkbM family methyltransferase has product MRRYVRHLPAGPGVPRLAGHLNEHLKNHPVTTVTRTRSGALFPVTTSDVIQRYLYLFGVWEPHLTSFVSRRLRPGDTFVDIGANIGYYTVLAAQLVGPTGRVVAVEPSPDFHQALTENARLNGCANVRTINTAVSDAPGRLTFYLEDPTNLGGTTAVRPRTVASSFTADTAPLSRLLTTDEVTAARLIKIDVEGGEAGAVRGLLPVLDQLRDDAELLVEVTPRLLAKQGQTVDEVFTPLRDHGFHPYRVTNDYDAASYPPALRRPASAARWREPVTEMTDLVFSRVDADALPS; this is encoded by the coding sequence TTGCGGAGATACGTTCGCCACCTCCCCGCCGGACCAGGAGTTCCCCGGCTCGCCGGTCACCTGAACGAACACCTGAAGAACCACCCCGTCACCACGGTCACCCGCACCCGCTCCGGCGCCCTCTTCCCCGTGACGACCAGCGACGTCATCCAGCGCTACCTCTACCTCTTCGGCGTATGGGAACCACACCTCACCTCCTTCGTCTCCCGCCGACTCCGGCCCGGCGACACCTTCGTCGACATCGGCGCGAACATCGGCTACTACACCGTCCTCGCCGCCCAACTCGTCGGCCCCACAGGGCGAGTGGTGGCCGTCGAACCCTCTCCCGACTTCCACCAGGCCCTGACCGAGAACGCCCGCCTCAACGGATGCGCCAACGTCCGCACCATCAACACCGCCGTCTCCGACGCCCCCGGACGGCTGACCTTCTACCTAGAGGACCCCACCAACCTCGGCGGCACCACCGCCGTACGACCACGCACCGTCGCATCATCGTTCACCGCCGACACCGCGCCGCTCTCCCGGCTCCTCACAACTGACGAAGTCACCGCCGCACGCCTGATCAAGATCGACGTCGAAGGAGGCGAAGCCGGTGCCGTACGCGGACTCCTGCCCGTGCTGGACCAACTCCGGGACGACGCCGAGCTGCTCGTCGAGGTGACGCCGAGGCTGCTGGCCAAGCAGGGCCAGACGGTCGACGAGGTCTTCACCCCCTTGCGGGACCACGGATTCCACCCCTACCGCGTGACCAACGACTACGACGCGGCCAGCTACCCACCAGCCCTGCGCCGCCCCGCATCGGCAGCGCGCTGGCGAGAGCCGGTCACGGAGATGACCGACCTGGTGTTCTCCCGCGTCGACGCCGACGCGCTGCCCTCGTGA
- a CDS encoding S1 family peptidase, translating into MRKPLVAALFALTLAGAGAAPAVAAPDAAPAATVGKIATTPATATPKAETPTLKAVTLAGTVALSNCSGSVIRFPNSLDTDPALVMSNGHCLTSGFPAPGQVIVNQASSRTFGLLNASGTQVATLRASKLAYATMTDTDVSIYQLTSTYATIRNNYGIAPLTVQSTRPAAGTAITVASGYWKRLYSCNIDGFVYQLKEGDWTWKDSVRYTSACQTIGGTSGSPVVDQATGNVVAVNNTGNEDGARCTVNNPCEVSSTGAVTVRQGINYGQQTYHMAACFPTGNQLNLNASGCILPKP; encoded by the coding sequence ATGAGAAAGCCTCTCGTCGCCGCGCTCTTCGCCCTGACCCTGGCCGGCGCGGGCGCCGCGCCCGCCGTCGCCGCCCCGGACGCCGCCCCCGCGGCCACCGTCGGCAAGATCGCCACCACCCCGGCGACCGCGACGCCCAAGGCCGAGACGCCGACGCTGAAGGCCGTCACCCTCGCCGGAACCGTCGCGCTCAGCAACTGTTCCGGCTCGGTGATCCGCTTCCCGAACTCCCTGGACACCGACCCCGCGCTGGTCATGTCCAACGGCCACTGCCTGACCTCCGGTTTCCCGGCCCCCGGCCAGGTCATCGTCAACCAGGCGTCCAGCCGCACCTTCGGCCTGCTCAACGCCTCCGGCACCCAGGTCGCCACCCTCAGGGCGAGCAAGCTGGCGTACGCGACGATGACCGACACGGACGTCTCGATCTACCAGCTCACCTCGACCTACGCGACGATCCGCAACAACTACGGGATCGCGCCGCTCACCGTCCAGAGCACCCGTCCGGCCGCCGGCACCGCGATCACGGTGGCCTCCGGGTACTGGAAGCGCCTCTACAGCTGCAACATCGACGGCTTCGTGTACCAGCTGAAGGAGGGCGACTGGACCTGGAAGGACTCGGTCCGCTACACCTCCGCCTGCCAGACCATCGGCGGCACCTCCGGCTCCCCGGTCGTCGACCAGGCCACCGGCAACGTCGTCGCCGTCAACAACACGGGCAACGAGGACGGCGCCCGCTGCACCGTCAACAACCCGTGCGAGGTCTCCTCGACCGGTGCTGTGACGGTCCGTCAGGGCATCAACTACGGCCAGCAGACGTACCACATGGCGGCCTGCTTCCCGACCGGCAACCAGCTCAACCTGAACGCCTCCGGCTGCATCCTGCCGAAGCCGTAA
- a CDS encoding glycosyltransferase family 1 protein, whose product MPNALRPDGGTLPERLLYLLNVSNPGHLSADSGFTFAELLTSAWADAGVEVTVGAPVPVGDERVRFVATASPATKYRARLAPDLDGLASVVREVRPQAVVVNQIEAAPAVRAALVEAGVDALVAGYCHYLPFSFDNGERLCLDPSLDDGGLGRSILLAFVGGLAACDRVLVHSATAASWTSTVAARMGVDLGEKLHVVPAPRDERLVRDPSDALVPDGIATGVYNHRLYAHYGTREFTDLARRLTAGSPVRLTVLDLLGDRSPERIRLDSSPERFRAELASLDGVMVDSDRGDRLRYRELLAGAHFGLAPLRPGCPWSMSVIDCQGMGLPVVGPRTGWPAEHIADDLLFDTPDDAVRIVTRLATDPAFYLAQAKQAHDSTALLSPALVAARYLEALR is encoded by the coding sequence GTGCCCAACGCTTTACGACCGGACGGCGGCACGCTGCCCGAGCGACTGTTGTACCTGCTCAACGTCTCCAACCCCGGCCACCTGTCCGCCGATTCGGGATTCACCTTCGCCGAACTGCTCACGTCGGCGTGGGCGGATGCCGGGGTGGAGGTCACGGTGGGCGCGCCGGTTCCTGTAGGGGACGAGCGGGTCCGGTTCGTGGCGACCGCGTCCCCGGCGACGAAGTACCGCGCGCGCTTGGCCCCGGACCTGGACGGTCTGGCCTCGGTGGTCCGTGAGGTGAGGCCGCAGGCCGTGGTGGTCAACCAGATCGAGGCGGCACCGGCGGTGCGGGCCGCGCTGGTGGAGGCCGGGGTCGATGCGCTGGTCGCCGGGTACTGCCACTACCTGCCGTTCTCCTTCGACAACGGCGAACGACTGTGCCTGGACCCGTCGTTGGACGATGGCGGCCTGGGCCGCTCGATCCTGCTGGCCTTCGTCGGCGGACTGGCCGCGTGCGACCGGGTGTTGGTGCATTCGGCGACCGCCGCGTCGTGGACGTCGACTGTCGCGGCCCGCATGGGAGTGGACCTGGGGGAGAAGCTGCACGTCGTCCCAGCGCCCAGGGACGAGCGCCTGGTGCGAGATCCGTCCGATGCCCTCGTGCCGGACGGAATCGCGACGGGTGTCTACAACCACCGCCTCTACGCGCACTACGGAACCCGCGAGTTCACAGATCTGGCCCGCCGTCTGACGGCTGGCTCCCCGGTGCGGCTGACGGTGCTGGACCTGCTCGGCGACCGCAGCCCTGAGCGCATCAGGCTGGACTCGAGTCCGGAACGCTTCCGGGCCGAACTCGCCTCCCTCGACGGGGTCATGGTCGACTCGGACCGAGGTGACCGCCTGCGCTACCGCGAGCTGCTGGCGGGTGCGCACTTCGGTCTCGCGCCGCTGCGGCCGGGCTGTCCGTGGTCGATGTCCGTGATCGACTGCCAGGGTATGGGGCTGCCGGTCGTCGGCCCGCGTACGGGATGGCCGGCCGAGCACATCGCCGACGACCTCCTCTTCGACACCCCGGACGACGCCGTCCGGATCGTGACCCGCCTTGCGACAGACCCCGCCTTCTACCTCGCCCAGGCGAAACAGGCCCACGACTCAACGGCCTTGCTCAGCCCGGCACTTGTGGCGGCGCGTTACCTGGAGGCACTGCGGTGA
- a CDS encoding glycosyltransferase family 2 protein has translation MDTPPVIAVIGPVEPELLATWVDHYRRLGAERFLLAFHFADHVPDRRRDELKATCEALGIAPAAVARGPWHEHTNTELRDMLRDRAGTGWHLLADADEFHTYPAPLAEVLAEAEVSGTGTVGGLMLDRVSADGRLTAWSPSPGSGLDVAYPLGGFLTHLLLRGDPRKIVLAHSSVTVDSGNHRAEGHRPANRPPVVVHHFKWRCGVREDLERRAARTADGSWQTRSPALLSEARRLLSHLSLHDGRIDVTAPDVPFRPVSLQETPLWWPEEATRLAATWRPARRSPAR, from the coding sequence ATGGACACACCGCCTGTGATCGCCGTGATCGGCCCGGTGGAGCCGGAGTTGCTGGCCACGTGGGTGGATCACTACCGGCGTCTGGGAGCCGAGCGGTTCCTCCTCGCCTTCCACTTCGCCGACCACGTACCGGACCGTCGGCGCGACGAGTTGAAGGCAACCTGCGAAGCCCTGGGGATCGCCCCGGCGGCGGTGGCCAGGGGGCCGTGGCACGAGCACACCAACACCGAACTGCGCGACATGCTCCGCGACCGGGCCGGGACCGGCTGGCATCTGCTGGCCGACGCCGACGAATTCCATACCTACCCCGCCCCGCTGGCCGAGGTCCTGGCCGAAGCGGAGGTGTCCGGGACCGGGACGGTCGGCGGACTGATGCTCGACCGGGTCTCCGCCGACGGCCGCCTGACCGCCTGGTCACCATCGCCGGGGTCAGGATTGGACGTGGCGTATCCCCTGGGCGGATTCCTCACCCACCTGCTGCTGCGCGGCGACCCGCGCAAGATCGTGCTCGCACACTCCAGTGTCACCGTCGACTCCGGGAACCACCGCGCCGAAGGACACCGGCCGGCGAACCGGCCACCGGTTGTGGTCCACCACTTCAAATGGCGATGCGGCGTACGAGAGGACCTTGAAAGGCGCGCGGCCCGTACGGCGGACGGCAGTTGGCAGACCAGATCCCCTGCACTGCTGTCGGAGGCCCGGCGTCTGCTGAGTCACCTGTCGCTGCATGACGGCCGGATCGACGTCACCGCCCCCGACGTCCCCTTCCGGCCAGTCTCTCTCCAGGAGACCCCGCTGTGGTGGCCGGAGGAAGCCACAAGGCTGGCCGCCACCTGGCGTCCCGCTAGAAGGAGTCCGGCTCGATGA
- a CDS encoding Nramp family divalent metal transporter gives MADITDHPTTEATDPPPRKASWRHIGPGVVVAATGVGAGDLVATLIAGSNFGYTLLWAAVVGCLVKISLAEAAGRWHLATGRTLFDGWASLGRWTLWFFGVYAVIWGFVYGAAAMSSSALPLQALFPDVMDLKWWAVACGLAGLVFVWFNKYAVFEKVMTLLVGVMFVVTVYLAIRVTPNLPDALAGLLPVLPDEKDSVLNTLGLIGGVGGTITLAAYGYWVNAKGWTDTGWMKVMRLDNRVAYATTGVFVVAMLFVGAELLHSANVAIASGDKGLIQLGDILEAEYGTATAKFFLIGFFATSYTSLIGVWHGVSLMFADFVTRLRADGGAGGVGAGGVGASGGEAIASGVRERSWPFRAYLLWLTFPPIVLLFQGQPFRLIILYGVLGAAFLPFLAMTLIWLLNSPRIPAPWRNGWLSNGMLGVAGVLFVVLCAKQVWDQPWSDFF, from the coding sequence ATGGCGGACATCACGGACCACCCCACGACCGAGGCCACCGACCCCCCGCCCCGCAAGGCGAGTTGGCGCCACATCGGACCCGGCGTCGTCGTCGCCGCGACCGGTGTCGGCGCCGGTGACCTGGTCGCCACGCTGATCGCGGGCAGCAACTTCGGCTACACCCTGCTCTGGGCGGCCGTCGTCGGCTGCCTCGTCAAGATCTCCCTCGCCGAGGCCGCCGGACGCTGGCACCTCGCCACCGGGCGCACCCTCTTCGACGGCTGGGCGAGCCTCGGGCGCTGGACCCTCTGGTTCTTCGGCGTGTACGCCGTGATCTGGGGGTTCGTCTACGGGGCCGCCGCCATGTCGTCCAGCGCGCTGCCGTTGCAGGCGCTGTTCCCGGACGTCATGGACCTCAAGTGGTGGGCCGTCGCCTGCGGGCTCGCCGGACTCGTCTTCGTCTGGTTCAACAAGTACGCCGTTTTCGAGAAGGTCATGACGCTGCTGGTCGGCGTGATGTTCGTCGTCACCGTCTACCTGGCGATCCGGGTCACCCCCAACCTCCCCGACGCCCTCGCCGGGCTCCTCCCCGTCCTCCCCGACGAGAAGGACTCCGTCCTCAACACCCTCGGGCTGATCGGCGGGGTAGGGGGCACCATCACCCTCGCGGCCTACGGGTACTGGGTCAACGCGAAGGGCTGGACCGACACCGGCTGGATGAAGGTCATGCGCCTCGACAACCGCGTCGCCTACGCCACCACCGGCGTCTTCGTCGTCGCGATGCTCTTCGTCGGCGCCGAACTCCTGCACTCCGCGAACGTCGCCATCGCGAGCGGCGACAAGGGGCTCATCCAGCTCGGGGACATCCTCGAAGCCGAGTACGGCACCGCCACCGCCAAGTTCTTCCTCATCGGCTTCTTCGCGACCTCCTACACCTCCCTGATCGGCGTCTGGCACGGCGTCAGCCTCATGTTCGCGGACTTCGTGACCCGGCTGAGAGCGGACGGCGGCGCAGGCGGGGTCGGCGCGGGCGGGGTCGGCGCGAGCGGTGGCGAGGCCATCGCCTCCGGCGTCCGCGAACGCTCCTGGCCCTTCCGCGCCTACCTCCTCTGGCTGACGTTCCCCCCGATCGTCCTCCTCTTCCAGGGCCAGCCCTTCCGCCTGATCATCCTCTACGGAGTCCTGGGCGCCGCCTTCCTCCCCTTCCTCGCCATGACCCTGATCTGGCTCCTCAACTCCCCCCGCATCCCGGCCCCTTGGCGCAACGGATGGCTCAGCAACGGCATGCTGGGAGTGGCGGGAGTGCTGTTCGTGGTGCTGTGCGCGAAGCAGGTGTGGGACCAGCCGTGGTCGGATTTCTTCTGA
- a CDS encoding AAA family ATPase, producing MAMEAAPVVYLLVGLTGSGKTTYARRELEPSGVVRLSVDERVFERHGRYGVDYPEYEYFAREAPVVAEVRQELVELVRAGRSVVVDHGLWRRKEREDWKNLVRDAGGAVRLLYFPVPREELLRRLNERNRRADANALTVTESALGDFFARFDAPHGEGEEIIEPDSF from the coding sequence ATGGCGATGGAGGCCGCTCCGGTCGTGTACCTGCTCGTCGGGCTGACGGGGTCGGGCAAGACGACGTACGCGCGGCGGGAGTTGGAGCCGTCCGGGGTGGTGCGGCTGTCCGTGGACGAGCGGGTCTTTGAACGGCACGGTCGTTACGGCGTGGACTACCCGGAGTACGAGTACTTCGCCCGGGAGGCGCCTGTCGTCGCGGAAGTACGCCAGGAGCTGGTGGAGTTGGTGAGGGCTGGGCGTTCCGTCGTGGTCGATCACGGGTTGTGGCGGCGCAAGGAGCGGGAGGACTGGAAGAACCTCGTCCGCGATGCCGGAGGGGCCGTGCGTCTGCTGTACTTTCCGGTCCCGCGTGAGGAACTGCTCCGGCGCCTGAACGAGCGCAACCGGCGTGCCGACGCGAACGCCTTGACGGTCACCGAGTCGGCGCTGGGCGACTTCTTCGCCCGGTTCGACGCCCCGCACGGCGAGGGCGAGGAGATCATCGAGCCGGACTCCTTCTAG
- a CDS encoding SigE family RNA polymerase sigma factor produces the protein MRQTRADGYAEFAAVRAGQLYRSACLMTAGDTHLAEDLVQEALGRIYVRWGRVSRADNPAAYAQTVLTRVFLAHRRRRSSRERATDAFPDLPAVEEADAPLRLTLLQALARLSPTDRAVVVLRYWEDRSVEETAQTMQTTSAAVRTRSTRALRQLRELLGEGIGEYARP, from the coding sequence ATGAGGCAGACGCGGGCGGACGGGTACGCGGAGTTCGCCGCGGTGCGGGCCGGGCAGCTGTACCGGTCGGCGTGTCTGATGACGGCGGGGGACACGCACCTCGCGGAGGACCTGGTGCAGGAGGCGCTGGGGCGGATCTACGTGCGGTGGGGGCGGGTCTCCCGGGCCGACAACCCCGCCGCGTACGCGCAGACCGTGCTCACCCGGGTGTTCCTCGCGCATCGGCGCCGCCGCAGCAGCCGTGAGCGGGCCACCGACGCGTTCCCCGACCTGCCGGCCGTCGAGGAGGCGGACGCCCCGCTGCGGCTGACGCTGCTCCAGGCGCTCGCCCGGCTCTCCCCGACGGACCGGGCCGTCGTAGTCCTCAGGTACTGGGAGGACCGGTCCGTCGAGGAGACCGCGCAGACGATGCAGACGACGTCCGCCGCGGTCCGTACCCGTAGTACCCGAGCGCTACGCCAGCTCCGGGAACTCCTCGGCGAGGGCATCGGCGAGTACGCCCGCCCCTGA
- a CDS encoding SMI1/KNR4 family protein: MTPDLTRLTELLPLPSTGGQSLGWDAAETALRTTLPADCKELIAAYGGGLIDNYLLLLEPGCPNDVYDQLKISAEREEANDSLWQYDDKPAEMESDGNRLVCWATTDNGEYLYWLVQPGDDPDSRPILVNGDSDWERYDMTVTRFLTSVLAGDITSEVLWSQFPQPQHEFRPAREM; the protein is encoded by the coding sequence ATGACCCCCGACCTGACCCGCCTCACCGAACTACTCCCCCTCCCCTCCACCGGCGGCCAGAGCCTCGGCTGGGACGCCGCCGAAACCGCCCTGCGCACCACGCTGCCCGCGGACTGCAAAGAACTCATCGCCGCCTACGGCGGAGGGCTCATCGACAACTACCTGCTCCTCCTCGAACCCGGCTGCCCCAACGACGTCTACGACCAGCTCAAGATCTCCGCGGAGCGGGAGGAGGCCAACGACTCCCTGTGGCAGTACGACGACAAGCCCGCCGAGATGGAAAGCGACGGCAACCGTCTCGTCTGCTGGGCGACCACCGACAACGGGGAGTACCTGTACTGGCTGGTCCAGCCCGGCGACGACCCCGACAGCCGTCCCATCCTCGTCAACGGTGACTCCGACTGGGAGCGCTACGACATGACCGTCACCCGCTTCCTCACCTCCGTCCTCGCCGGAGACATCACCTCCGAAGTCCTCTGGAGCCAGTTCCCCCAGCCCCAGCACGAGTTCCGCCCGGCCCGGGAGATGTAG
- a CDS encoding pyridoxal phosphate-dependent aminotransferase, whose product MQVIQSTKLANVCYEIRGPVLEEAMRLEAAGHRILKLNTGNPAAFGFECPPEILEDILRNVSTAHGYGDAKGLLAARRAVVMHNQTLGIETDVEHVFVGNGVSELIVMAMQGLLDDGDEVLVPAPDYPLWTAAVSLSGGTAVHYRCDEQSDWMPDLADIERKVTDRTKALVIINPNNPTGAVYDEEMLRGLTDIARRHNLLVCSDEIYDKILYDGATHTATAAVAPDLLTLTFNGMSKAYRVAGYRVGWMSISGPRAHADSYIEGLTILANMRLCANMPGQHGVVAALSGRQSINDLVLPGGRLKEQMDTAYELLTQIPGVTCVRPKGALYLFPRLDPQVYRIKDDRRMVLDLLRQEKIMVVQGSGFNWPEPDHFRVVTLPTATDLKDAVTRIGRFLDGYGQH is encoded by the coding sequence ATGCAGGTGATCCAGTCCACAAAGCTCGCCAATGTCTGTTACGAGATCCGGGGCCCGGTTCTTGAGGAGGCGATGCGGCTGGAGGCGGCAGGTCACCGCATCCTCAAGCTCAACACCGGCAACCCGGCCGCGTTCGGCTTCGAGTGCCCGCCGGAGATCCTGGAGGACATCCTCCGCAACGTCTCGACGGCCCACGGCTACGGCGACGCGAAGGGTCTGCTGGCCGCCCGGCGCGCGGTCGTCATGCACAACCAGACGCTGGGCATCGAGACGGACGTCGAGCACGTCTTCGTCGGCAACGGGGTCTCCGAGCTGATCGTCATGGCGATGCAGGGGCTGCTGGACGACGGCGACGAAGTGCTCGTGCCCGCGCCGGACTACCCCCTGTGGACGGCCGCCGTGTCGCTGTCCGGCGGGACCGCCGTCCACTACCGCTGCGACGAGCAGTCCGACTGGATGCCCGACCTCGCCGACATCGAGCGCAAGGTCACGGACCGGACCAAGGCGCTCGTCATCATCAACCCCAACAATCCGACGGGGGCGGTGTACGACGAGGAGATGCTGCGGGGGCTGACCGACATCGCCCGGCGGCACAATCTGCTGGTCTGCTCCGACGAGATCTACGACAAGATCCTCTACGACGGGGCGACGCACACGGCGACGGCCGCCGTCGCGCCCGATCTGCTGACGTTGACGTTCAACGGGATGTCCAAGGCGTACCGGGTCGCCGGGTACCGGGTCGGGTGGATGTCGATCTCCGGGCCCCGCGCACACGCGGACTCCTACATCGAGGGTCTGACGATCCTCGCGAACATGCGGCTGTGCGCGAACATGCCGGGGCAGCACGGGGTGGTCGCCGCGCTCAGCGGGCGGCAGTCCATCAACGACCTCGTCCTGCCCGGCGGGCGGCTCAAGGAGCAGATGGACACGGCGTACGAACTGCTCACGCAGATCCCCGGCGTGACCTGCGTCCGCCCCAAGGGGGCCCTCTACCTCTTCCCCCGGCTCGATCCGCAGGTCTACCGGATCAAGGACGACCGGCGGATGGTCCTCGACCTGCTGCGGCAGGAGAAGATCATGGTCGTCCAGGGAAGCGGGTTCAACTGGCCCGAACCCGATCACTTCCGGGTGGTGACGCTGCCGACGGCGACGGACCTCAAGGACGCGGTCACCCGGATCGGGCGGTTCCTCGACGGGTACGGACAGCACTGA
- a CDS encoding amino acid deaminase, producing MPRPSTLADLAAERLDHRFKGLPPDADGRTVAELTAEHRNLFDGGFPTPVLTLSAERLAHNLTLLETYTDRHGLAFAPHGKTTMAPALFHRQLAHGAWGITLAMPHQVRVAREFGISRIFLANQLVDPAALRWLAAEQDADPGFRHLCYVDSVRGVELMDAALQEAGAVRPLEVVVELAAGPEGRTGVRTAAQAHQVADAVAGTRTLRLVGVAGYEAQVPDATADAVRAWTRELVALAGEFDRGGRFAGLDEIVVSAGGSEWFDAVADVLAEVPELSAPVLKLLRSGAYVTHDHLHYRDRTPFNRVPEEGALEPAFRLWAQVVSRPTPQQAFINAGKRDVAYDLGLPVVEVVRRDGDERAGDGISVTALSDQHAWLGTGPGVDLEVGDWVGLGLSHPCTTFEKWPLIPVVAADGTVTEYVRTFF from the coding sequence GTGCCCCGCCCCTCCACCCTGGCCGACCTCGCCGCAGAACGCCTCGACCACCGCTTCAAGGGCCTCCCGCCGGACGCCGACGGCCGCACGGTCGCCGAGTTGACGGCCGAACACCGCAACCTGTTCGACGGCGGTTTCCCCACTCCGGTTCTCACCCTCTCCGCCGAGCGCCTGGCCCACAACCTGACGCTCCTGGAGACCTACACGGACCGCCACGGCCTCGCCTTCGCCCCGCACGGCAAGACGACGATGGCCCCGGCCCTCTTCCACCGCCAACTCGCCCACGGCGCCTGGGGCATCACCCTCGCGATGCCCCACCAGGTGCGGGTGGCCCGGGAGTTCGGGATCTCCCGGATCTTCCTCGCCAACCAGCTCGTCGACCCGGCGGCCCTGCGCTGGCTCGCCGCCGAACAGGACGCCGACCCCGGTTTCCGGCACCTCTGCTACGTCGACTCCGTGCGCGGCGTCGAGTTGATGGACGCGGCGCTCCAAGAGGCGGGCGCGGTACGCCCGTTGGAGGTCGTCGTCGAGCTGGCGGCGGGCCCCGAGGGGCGGACGGGGGTGCGGACGGCGGCACAGGCGCACCAGGTCGCCGACGCGGTCGCGGGGACGCGGACGCTCCGACTGGTGGGCGTGGCGGGGTACGAGGCGCAGGTGCCGGACGCGACGGCGGACGCGGTGCGGGCGTGGACGCGTGAACTCGTGGCGCTGGCCGGGGAGTTCGACCGGGGCGGCCGGTTCGCGGGGCTGGACGAGATCGTCGTCAGCGCGGGTGGCAGCGAGTGGTTCGACGCGGTCGCCGACGTCCTCGCGGAGGTGCCCGAACTGTCGGCGCCGGTACTGAAGTTGCTGCGTTCGGGTGCGTACGTCACGCACGACCATCTGCACTACCGCGACCGCACGCCGTTCAACCGCGTGCCTGAAGAAGGCGCGCTGGAACCGGCGTTCCGCCTGTGGGCGCAGGTCGTCTCGCGGCCGACCCCGCAGCAGGCGTTCATCAACGCGGGCAAGCGGGACGTCGCGTACGACCTCGGGCTGCCGGTCGTCGAGGTGGTCCGGCGGGATGGTGACGAGCGGGCGGGGGACGGGATCTCGGTGACCGCGCTCTCCGATCAGCACGCGTGGCTGGGCACCGGGCCCGGCGTCGATCTGGAGGTCGGCGACTGGGTGGGGTTGGGGCTGTCGCATCCGTGCACGACGTTCGAGAAGTGGCCGCTGATTCCGGTGGTGGCGGCGGACGGCACGGTGACCGAATACGTGCGGACGTTCTTCTGA